A stretch of the Desulforamulus ferrireducens genome encodes the following:
- a CDS encoding PilZ domain-containing protein produces the protein MKVTIDKERRKYTRINIELPLSYELNSRVVNCKTINVSACGAFFFTPQRLTVGQEIDLGIYLPELILRLSARVVRVMHNAACVEFYEDTDKLAILANFLYDSKTSFAKSCREDL, from the coding sequence ATGAAAGTAACAATAGATAAAGAGCGGCGTAAATATACACGAATAAATATAGAGCTGCCATTGAGCTATGAACTTAACTCACGGGTGGTTAACTGTAAAACCATAAATGTCTCTGCCTGTGGGGCATTTTTCTTCACGCCGCAACGTCTGACGGTGGGGCAGGAAATTGATCTGGGCATTTATTTGCCTGAACTTATCCTGAGGCTGAGTGCCAGAGTGGTGCGGGTAATGCATAATGCAGCCTGCGTAGAATTTTATGAAGATACAGATAAATTGGCGATATTGGCTAATTTTTTATATGACAGTAAAACCAGTTTTGCAAAATCATGCAGGGAGGATTTGTGA
- the guaA gene encoding glutamine-hydrolyzing GMP synthase: MSLAEQELILVLDFGGQYTQLIARRIRDCNVYCEIEPFNAPIDKLKAKKPKGIIFSGGPSSVYGEKAPTIDPQIYQLGVPVLGICYGMQLMTHQLQGKVVAAEDREYGRTNLKVHQCDHLFKGLLADEECWMSHGDRVEAVPPGFEITASTDKAPIAAMANKEQKLYAVQFHPEVVHTPKGTEILKNFLFDICGCSGTWNMGSFLEEAVRDVKNKVGNRKVLCALSGGVDSSVAAVLVHRAVGDNLTCVFVDHGLLRKNEAQQVVQTFRDKFNIKLVHVDASERFLGKLKGVTDPEQKRKIIGTEFIRVFEEEARKLGEIDFLVQGTLYPDVVESGTATAAVIKSHHNVGGLPEDMKFALVEPLRWLFKDEVRRLGEELGLPSEIVWRQPFPGPGLAVRILGEITKAKLDILREADFVVTDEIKKAGLDKEIWQYFAVLPDMRSVGVMGDERTYAYAAVVRAVYSHDGMTADWAKIPYEVLGKISTRIVNEVPEINRVVYDITSKPPGTIEWE; this comes from the coding sequence ATGTCTTTAGCCGAACAGGAACTGATTCTCGTCCTGGATTTTGGGGGGCAATATACCCAACTCATTGCCCGCCGCATCAGGGATTGCAATGTATACTGTGAAATTGAACCCTTTAACGCACCCATAGATAAATTAAAAGCCAAAAAACCCAAGGGCATAATTTTTTCCGGTGGCCCTTCCAGTGTTTACGGGGAGAAGGCACCCACCATTGATCCCCAAATTTACCAGTTGGGTGTTCCCGTGCTGGGCATCTGCTACGGTATGCAACTGATGACCCACCAATTACAAGGTAAAGTTGTTGCTGCCGAGGATCGGGAATATGGGCGCACCAACCTGAAGGTGCATCAGTGTGATCATTTATTTAAAGGTCTGCTGGCAGATGAAGAATGCTGGATGAGTCACGGAGACAGAGTAGAGGCAGTGCCACCGGGCTTTGAAATAACCGCTAGCACCGATAAAGCCCCCATTGCGGCAATGGCCAATAAGGAACAAAAGCTTTATGCCGTACAGTTCCATCCTGAGGTTGTACATACTCCCAAAGGTACGGAAATACTAAAGAATTTCCTTTTTGATATCTGTGGTTGCAGTGGCACTTGGAATATGGGTTCCTTCCTCGAGGAAGCAGTGCGAGATGTGAAAAACAAAGTGGGTAACCGCAAGGTGTTGTGTGCTCTCAGCGGCGGTGTGGATTCCTCGGTGGCGGCTGTTTTGGTACATCGGGCGGTGGGTGATAATCTTACCTGTGTCTTTGTGGATCACGGTCTGCTGAGAAAAAATGAGGCTCAGCAGGTGGTGCAGACCTTTCGAGATAAGTTTAATATCAAGCTGGTGCATGTGGATGCATCCGAGCGCTTTTTAGGTAAATTAAAGGGTGTCACCGACCCGGAACAGAAACGGAAAATCATTGGTACTGAATTTATTCGTGTCTTTGAAGAAGAAGCCAGAAAACTGGGTGAGATTGATTTTCTGGTTCAGGGTACTTTATACCCGGATGTGGTGGAGAGCGGTACCGCCACAGCAGCGGTGATTAAATCCCACCACAACGTGGGTGGTCTGCCGGAGGATATGAAATTTGCCTTGGTGGAACCCCTGCGCTGGCTGTTTAAGGACGAAGTACGTCGGTTGGGCGAAGAATTGGGCCTACCCTCCGAGATTGTCTGGCGTCAACCCTTCCCCGGCCCGGGCTTGGCTGTAAGAATTCTTGGTGAGATTACCAAAGCAAAGCTGGATATTTTAAGGGAAGCAGACTTTGTGGTAACCGATGAGATTAAAAAGGCAGGTTTAGATAAAGAAATCTGGCAGTACTTTGCCGTCCTACCTGACATGCGTTCCGTTGGTGTCATGGGTGATGAACGTACCTATGCTTATGCTGCCGTGGTTCGGGCTGTCTATAGCCACGATGGCATGACCGCCGATTGGGCTAAGATTCCCTATGAGGTGTTAGGTAAAATCTCCACCCGTATCGTGAACGAAGTGCCCGAGATTAACCGTGTGGTTTACGACATCACCTCCAAGCCCCCTGGCACCATTGAGTGGGAGTAA
- the hpt gene encoding hypoxanthine phosphoribosyltransferase translates to MHPDVEKILLNEEQIKERVAQLGRQISQDYQGESILMVGILKGAMIFLADLVRHINVPTFFDFMAVSSYGAGTVSSGAVRILKDLEKSIHGRHVIIVEDIVDTGLTLQYLVENMKARGPASLKICTLLDKPSRRKVAVPVDYNGFSIPDEFVVGYGLDYNERYRNLPYIAVLKPEIYQI, encoded by the coding sequence ATGCATCCCGATGTGGAAAAAATACTGTTAAATGAAGAGCAAATCAAAGAACGGGTAGCTCAGTTAGGTCGGCAGATTTCTCAGGACTACCAGGGTGAAAGTATCCTTATGGTAGGAATTTTAAAGGGTGCCATGATCTTTTTAGCTGATTTGGTACGCCATATTAATGTGCCAACCTTTTTTGATTTTATGGCAGTATCCAGTTATGGCGCCGGTACTGTATCCTCCGGGGCTGTGCGTATTTTAAAGGATTTGGAGAAAAGTATCCATGGCAGGCATGTCATTATTGTGGAGGATATTGTTGATACTGGCTTGACCTTGCAGTATTTAGTGGAAAACATGAAAGCCCGGGGTCCTGCCAGCTTGAAGATCTGCACCTTGCTGGACAAGCCCAGTCGCCGTAAAGTGGCAGTGCCCGTAGATTATAACGGTTTCTCCATACCCGATGAATTTGTTGTGGGTTATGGCTTGGATTACAATGAGAGATACCGCAATTTACCCTATATTGCTGTATTAAAACCGGAAATATACCAGATTTAA
- a CDS encoding nucleotide pyrophosphohydrolase gives MSLKDMQKEVDDWIGQFEEGYWHPLSMLARLTEEVGELAREVNHQYGQKPKKQEEPEGNLALELADILFIIGCFANSMNIDLDKAFQDMMNKYRERDSNRWTRIQPENH, from the coding sequence GTGAGTCTAAAGGATATGCAAAAAGAAGTTGATGACTGGATTGGTCAGTTTGAGGAGGGCTACTGGCATCCCCTTTCCATGTTAGCCCGGTTAACCGAAGAAGTGGGTGAACTGGCCCGGGAGGTCAATCACCAATATGGTCAAAAGCCAAAAAAGCAAGAGGAGCCGGAGGGCAATCTAGCCCTGGAACTGGCAGACATTTTATTCATCATCGGTTGTTTCGCCAATTCTATGAACATCGACTTAGATAAAGCCTTTCAAGACATGATGAATAAATATCGGGAACGTGACAGTAATCGCTGGACCCGCATTCAACCAGAAAATCATTAG
- the fliY gene encoding flagellar motor switch phosphatase FliY: MSKLLSQEEIDALMKGQMTSIDQEILQATGEQQPEQDFPLASADNAPDGVANLLTPEEKDALGEIGNISMGSASTTLSEILSQKVNITSPRVKILTKQQLFESFSVPYLVIKVDFSEGLNGYNLLVIRLNDAATMASLMMGGDGTPMSEEISDMEISAASEAMNMMIGTAATSLSQMFHRTINISPPQTNLLRTKGDPLAQPPDDIEDVIVVVSFSMTIGDLVDTEIMQIMSVETAKEEANLLLMDIMGGGDSIVTAAEAPKQAVAEDNRINQPAASLMAEQPSVTTQAPVTPQPVVQEYNAPSLGSLEQRNLELILDIPLKVSVVLGRTKRPIKDVLKIAPGSVVELDALADEPVEVLVNGTLVATGEVVVVNENFGIRITNIISPMERIKRLSN; this comes from the coding sequence TTGTCTAAGCTATTAAGTCAGGAAGAAATAGATGCTTTGATGAAGGGTCAAATGACAAGTATAGACCAAGAAATTCTTCAGGCAACAGGGGAGCAGCAGCCAGAGCAGGATTTTCCCCTAGCTTCTGCCGATAATGCCCCTGATGGGGTCGCCAACCTGCTGACACCCGAGGAAAAAGATGCTTTGGGGGAAATTGGCAATATCTCCATGGGATCTGCTTCTACCACTTTGTCTGAAATATTAAGTCAAAAGGTAAATATTACCAGTCCGAGAGTAAAAATACTAACCAAACAACAATTATTTGAATCTTTTTCAGTGCCTTATCTTGTGATTAAGGTGGATTTTAGCGAGGGCCTTAACGGGTACAATTTACTGGTTATTCGGCTGAATGATGCCGCCACCATGGCCAGTCTTATGATGGGGGGAGACGGTACCCCTATGTCTGAGGAAATATCGGACATGGAAATTAGTGCAGCCTCAGAGGCCATGAATATGATGATTGGTACGGCGGCTACTTCTTTATCACAGATGTTTCACCGGACCATCAACATCTCGCCGCCACAAACCAATTTACTAAGAACTAAAGGAGATCCCTTGGCGCAACCGCCAGATGATATAGAAGATGTTATTGTGGTTGTATCCTTTTCCATGACCATTGGTGATTTGGTGGATACCGAAATTATGCAAATTATGAGTGTGGAAACGGCCAAAGAAGAGGCTAACCTTTTGCTTATGGACATTATGGGTGGAGGAGACTCCATTGTAACAGCTGCAGAGGCACCAAAGCAAGCCGTTGCCGAGGACAACCGGATAAATCAACCGGCTGCTTCCTTAATGGCTGAGCAGCCCTCTGTAACAACCCAGGCTCCTGTTACCCCGCAACCGGTGGTACAGGAATATAATGCGCCTTCCCTGGGTTCTCTGGAGCAAAGAAATCTGGAGTTAATTTTAGACATCCCCCTTAAGGTTAGTGTGGTTTTAGGCAGGACCAAAAGACCCATCAAAGACGTTCTTAAAATAGCCCCCGGTTCAGTGGTTGAACTGGATGCCCTGGCTGATGAACCGGTGGAAGTATTGGTCAACGGCACACTGGTGGCCACCGGGGAAGTGGTGGTTGTCAATGAAAACTTCGGCATTCGCATTACCAACATTATTAGTCCCATGGAAAGAATTAAGAGGTTAAGCAATTAA
- the fliM gene encoding flagellar motor switch protein FliM — protein MSKEVLSQGEIDSLLAALMSGEVPQETIEQKEHKKLKLYDFRRPNKFTKEQLRTLQVLHEGYARLLANFLSGYLRSTITIEMASIGQFTYEEFVNSVPSPTVMTIFSLAPLKGTALMETNLQFLFPVIDLQFGGPGEMPQKIRELTDIELSVANRIIKRLLDHLTISWKDIVSITPKIESIDANPHIHQLMSPNDIVAVITLSAGVGNEVRGLINLCLPYNLLDSVLSKFSLANQFTRHTEQEEKDLRALEYWLGESDVEINVVAGHADISVKDFLQLQVGDVLTLDRNFTQDLDMYVGEELKYKVQVGTVGQSLAVQVTSLAEEAWEIV, from the coding sequence TTGTCCAAGGAAGTACTAAGCCAGGGAGAAATTGATTCACTACTAGCGGCATTAATGTCTGGAGAGGTACCCCAGGAAACCATAGAACAAAAAGAACATAAAAAACTAAAGCTTTATGATTTCCGCAGGCCCAATAAATTTACCAAGGAACAGCTACGCACCCTCCAGGTCTTACATGAAGGGTATGCCAGGTTGCTAGCAAACTTTCTATCCGGCTATTTACGCTCCACCATAACCATTGAAATGGCTTCCATTGGTCAATTTACCTATGAGGAGTTTGTTAATTCGGTACCCAGCCCCACTGTGATGACAATTTTTAGCCTTGCCCCCCTTAAGGGCACAGCTTTAATGGAAACCAATTTACAGTTTTTATTTCCTGTCATTGACTTGCAGTTTGGTGGGCCAGGGGAAATGCCGCAAAAAATAAGGGAGCTGACCGACATTGAGTTATCGGTGGCCAACCGGATTATCAAAAGGTTGTTGGATCACTTAACTATTTCTTGGAAGGATATTGTCTCCATCACACCCAAAATTGAATCCATTGATGCTAACCCGCACATTCATCAACTAATGTCACCCAACGATATCGTAGCGGTGATTACCCTGTCTGCCGGAGTTGGCAATGAGGTAAGGGGGCTTATTAACCTGTGCCTACCCTACAACCTGTTAGATTCGGTATTATCTAAATTTTCTTTGGCCAACCAATTTACCAGGCATACGGAGCAGGAAGAAAAAGACCTGCGTGCATTGGAATACTGGTTGGGTGAGTCAGATGTTGAAATTAACGTAGTTGCGGGTCATGCGGACATAAGTGTGAAGGATTTCTTGCAGCTTCAGGTGGGAGATGTGCTCACGTTGGACAGAAATTTCACACAGGATCTGGATATGTATGTAGGAGAAGAATTAAAGTATAAAGTCCAAGTGGGAACGGTTGGCCAGAGCCTGGCGGTTCAGGTGACCTCACTGGCCGAGGAGGCGTGGGAAATTGTCTAA
- a CDS encoding response regulator yields MSKRILIVDDAAFMRMMIKNILTKNGYEVVGEAENGAVAVQLYKELKPDLVTMDITMPEMDGIQGVKAIRGVDPNANIIMCSAMGQQSMVMEAIQAGAKDFIVKPFQQDRILQAIERVLSRG; encoded by the coding sequence ATGAGTAAGCGTATCTTGATAGTTGATGATGCGGCCTTTATGCGGATGATGATTAAAAATATATTGACAAAGAATGGTTATGAAGTAGTGGGTGAGGCAGAAAATGGTGCTGTGGCCGTGCAGTTGTATAAGGAATTAAAACCCGATTTGGTCACCATGGACATTACTATGCCGGAAATGGATGGTATCCAGGGAGTAAAGGCCATCCGTGGCGTAGACCCCAATGCTAACATCATTATGTGCAGTGCCATGGGCCAGCAATCCATGGTTATGGAAGCTATCCAGGCCGGAGCCAAGGATTTTATTGTTAAGCCCTTCCAGCAGGATCGCATTTTACAAGCTATCGAACGTGTATTGTCCAGGGGTTAA
- a CDS encoding chemotaxis protein CheC, with protein sequence MSEHRQLTETHLDVLKEIGNIGLGNAATALATMVNKRIDMAVPQSKFLSMDELMDIIGGLEEVVSCVSLRLEGDVPGQILFLFNIKSTFNLVDMLMGMEQGTTQELDEMGESVVKEIGNVLTGSFLSAIGTMTGLNLIPTVPMFATDMLGAVLSTSLVAGGYVEENILMIETLLFEDQEQIKGHFFLITEQDSLKTLFSSLGLTL encoded by the coding sequence ATGTCAGAACACCGACAATTAACAGAAACCCATTTAGATGTACTAAAAGAAATAGGTAACATAGGTCTTGGTAATGCAGCTACCGCGTTAGCTACTATGGTCAATAAGCGAATTGACATGGCGGTGCCCCAAAGTAAATTTCTTTCCATGGATGAATTAATGGATATTATTGGTGGCTTAGAAGAGGTGGTAAGCTGTGTCAGTTTGAGATTGGAAGGCGATGTCCCCGGTCAAATTCTCTTTTTATTTAATATAAAAAGCACTTTTAATTTAGTGGATATGTTGATGGGGATGGAGCAAGGAACCACCCAGGAATTAGATGAAATGGGTGAGTCCGTGGTTAAAGAAATTGGCAATGTTTTAACCGGTTCATTTCTCAGTGCCATTGGAACCATGACCGGTTTAAATTTGATACCCACAGTGCCTATGTTTGCTACAGATATGCTTGGTGCTGTACTCAGCACTTCCTTGGTGGCCGGAGGCTATGTGGAGGAAAATATTTTAATGATCGAAACTTTGTTGTTCGAAGACCAGGAACAAATTAAAGGACACTTTTTTCTAATTACCGAGCAGGATTCATTGAAAACCTTATTTAGTTCTTTAGGACTAACACTTTAA
- a CDS encoding CheR family methyltransferase — MTDFNRFKDRVYQTFGLDLNSYKENQLKRRLDNLLTRKQYADYQSFFNYLNSNRNAWHEFLDYLTINVSEFFRDVKMFQSLEAKVLPELLQKKSHLKIWSAACSNGCEPYSLAIILEEISPGKRHQIDATDLDKTILQAAVAGIYGPDAVRNVPKDRLNKYFKQEQGKYHIANQIKTKVSFKQHNLLADNYLKGYDLIACRNVTIYFTREAQDKVNLRFSQSLNPGGYLFIGGSETIFNYVELGFEKVSPCFYRKK, encoded by the coding sequence ATGACAGATTTTAATCGTTTTAAAGATAGGGTTTATCAAACCTTTGGTTTAGATTTGAACAGTTATAAAGAAAACCAGCTCAAAAGACGTTTGGACAACCTCCTTACCCGTAAGCAATATGCGGATTACCAGTCCTTTTTCAACTATTTAAATAGCAACCGTAATGCTTGGCATGAATTCTTAGACTATCTTACCATCAACGTATCTGAATTCTTTCGTGACGTTAAAATGTTTCAAAGCCTTGAGGCGAAGGTGCTGCCAGAGCTGTTACAGAAAAAAAGTCATCTCAAAATCTGGAGTGCGGCTTGTTCCAATGGCTGTGAGCCCTATTCTTTGGCCATTATCCTGGAGGAGATTTCTCCTGGTAAAAGACACCAGATAGATGCAACTGATTTGGATAAAACCATCCTGCAGGCAGCAGTCGCTGGCATCTACGGTCCTGATGCCGTGCGTAATGTACCCAAAGATAGGTTAAATAAATACTTTAAACAAGAACAAGGTAAGTATCACATTGCCAATCAAATAAAGACAAAAGTTAGTTTCAAGCAACACAATCTTCTGGCCGATAATTATCTTAAGGGCTATGATCTGATAGCTTGTCGGAATGTCACCATTTATTTTACCAGGGAAGCCCAGGACAAAGTGAATCTTCGCTTTTCCCAATCTTTAAATCCTGGAGGCTACCTATTCATCGGCGGTAGTGAAACCATCTTTAATTATGTAGAGTTGGGCTTTGAGAAGGTATCCCCGTGCTTTTATAGAAAAAAATAA
- a CDS encoding chemotaxis protein CheD, with translation MELAKGTAEIQVGIADYKVAHSPHRLITLGLGSCVGVALYDSVAKVGGLLHIMLPDSTQFNNVTKPAKFADTGIPLMIDHIKRQGGNPNRLTAKLAGGAQMFSGLDEKFVLNIGQRNAQMVREILKKIGIRILAEELGGNRGRTMIFDTSNGQVTIRTIGSPLKVI, from the coding sequence ATGGAACTGGCAAAGGGAACTGCGGAAATACAAGTAGGCATTGCGGATTATAAGGTTGCACACTCCCCCCATCGACTCATAACCCTGGGTTTGGGTTCCTGTGTTGGGGTGGCCTTGTACGACTCTGTGGCAAAGGTAGGGGGGCTGTTGCACATTATGCTTCCTGACAGCACACAGTTTAATAATGTAACTAAACCTGCTAAATTTGCAGATACCGGTATTCCATTAATGATAGATCATATCAAACGACAGGGCGGTAACCCTAATCGGCTGACAGCCAAACTAGCCGGTGGAGCCCAGATGTTTTCCGGTTTGGATGAAAAGTTTGTCTTAAATATTGGCCAGCGCAATGCGCAAATGGTGCGAGAAATACTAAAAAAAATAGGTATTCGCATCTTAGCTGAGGAGCTGGGCGGCAATCGTGGGCGAACCATGATTTTTGACACATCCAATGGACAGGTAACCATTAGAACCATTGGTTCTCCCTTGAAGGTGATATAA
- the flgG gene encoding flagellar basal-body rod protein FlgG: MLLKTLQSGASGMRAHQTKLDVIGNNIANVNTPSYKKSRADFAEMVRQALGDEGIPAVNSPRPESGSGVRMVSITRMMDQGDLIHTGRELDFAIEGEGFFKVVPIDGDDDQEYYTRDSTFFINNEGLLVNAKGYQLEDIEIDTEDLKAIIVDEKGTVSRVLSDDTVEEIGTIQLYKFPAPAGLAKKGDNLYIATEASGEPEGDDPGTDGRGFIRQGYVERSNVDLATEMIGMIEAQRAYASNAKTIQTADEMWERANNMRK; this comes from the coding sequence ATGTTACTTAAGACCCTGCAAAGCGGTGCTTCGGGGATGAGAGCACATCAGACCAAACTGGATGTTATTGGTAACAATATTGCCAACGTCAACACACCGTCCTATAAAAAGAGCCGTGCAGATTTTGCGGAAATGGTTCGTCAGGCGTTGGGTGATGAGGGAATTCCCGCAGTCAATAGTCCCCGCCCGGAATCAGGCAGTGGGGTTAGGATGGTTTCCATTACCAGAATGATGGATCAGGGGGATTTAATTCATACAGGAAGAGAATTGGATTTCGCCATTGAAGGGGAAGGCTTTTTTAAGGTGGTACCAATCGATGGGGATGATGATCAGGAGTATTATACCAGGGATAGCACCTTCTTTATTAATAACGAAGGTCTGTTGGTTAACGCCAAGGGCTATCAATTGGAAGACATTGAGATAGATACAGAAGATTTAAAAGCCATTATTGTGGACGAAAAGGGAACAGTTTCTAGGGTTCTTTCCGATGATACAGTGGAGGAAATTGGTACCATTCAGCTTTACAAATTTCCGGCACCAGCCGGTTTAGCCAAAAAGGGCGATAACTTATATATAGCCACAGAGGCCAGTGGAGAACCTGAGGGGGATGACCCTGGTACCGATGGCAGGGGTTTTATCCGCCAAGGTTATGTCGAGCGTTCCAATGTAGATCTGGCCACGGAAATGATTGGTATGATTGAAGCTCAGCGAGCCTACGCTTCCAATGCCAAAACCATTCAAACTGCCGACGAAATGTGGGAACGAGCCAATAATATGCGTAAATAA
- the flgF gene encoding flagellar basal-body rod protein FlgF yields MLRGLYIAQNTLDVQQAKLNNISNNLANLSTAGYKRNQVVDTKFAESLQLALENKGPGGKRQPVGEGILGNMVTQVHIDFAPGPLMETGGATDFALEGSGFFVVENEAGELLYTRDGSFHLDAEGNLLNSEGYRVLGEGGPITIEDARQLAIKEDGTILVGEGTEREELDRLQIVEFADLTLLQKTDGNYFIDPEGTAEQAVSTTVVQGWLERTNVDPVEEMIDMIPVARIYESTQKLVQINDELLDKAINQVGRVK; encoded by the coding sequence ATGCTGCGAGGTCTATACATTGCCCAAAATACTTTGGATGTACAACAGGCTAAACTGAATAATATCTCCAATAACCTGGCCAATTTGTCCACGGCAGGCTATAAAAGGAACCAAGTGGTAGATACCAAATTTGCGGAATCTTTGCAACTGGCCTTGGAGAACAAGGGACCAGGCGGCAAGCGTCAGCCTGTGGGTGAGGGCATCCTGGGTAATATGGTCACGCAGGTGCATATAGATTTTGCCCCCGGCCCCTTAATGGAGACTGGCGGTGCTACAGATTTTGCCCTGGAAGGTAGCGGTTTCTTTGTGGTGGAAAATGAGGCGGGGGAACTTCTTTATACCAGGGATGGTTCCTTTCATCTGGATGCAGAAGGGAATTTATTAAACAGTGAAGGTTATCGGGTTTTAGGTGAAGGTGGCCCGATTACCATTGAAGACGCCCGTCAGCTAGCTATCAAGGAAGATGGCACTATCCTGGTGGGCGAGGGCACCGAGAGGGAAGAGTTAGACAGACTGCAAATTGTGGAATTTGCCGATCTTACTCTGCTCCAGAAAACCGATGGCAATTATTTTATTGACCCCGAGGGAACTGCAGAGCAGGCTGTATCCACCACCGTTGTACAAGGCTGGCTGGAAAGAACCAATGTGGACCCTGTGGAGGAAATGATTGATATGATCCCCGTGGCCCGTATTTATGAATCTACCCAGAAACTGGTGCAGATTAATGACGAGTTACTGGATAAAGCCATTAATCAAGTGGGACGTGTCAAGTAA
- a CDS encoding sigma-70 family RNA polymerase sigma factor, whose protein sequence is MSTDNLWEKYLTSRNEEARHKLILQHLPLVKHLAGRVAVKLPAFIQQEDLESYGVIGLMEALDKYDPAMGTSFDSYAYHRIRGAMLDEVRRQNWLPRTAWQKFQTLKTVKERLEGELGGTVSDEVLAKEMGITLDELHQLVFNANKMYFQSLDEDVVGNDGSQVSKWEMIEDINSPDPLSIVEEQENKRLLAEAVGLLGERDQLILSLYYSEGLTLKEIGQVLEVSESRVCQLHSQAMKKLRKQLQDMIY, encoded by the coding sequence ATGTCGACAGATAACCTATGGGAAAAATATTTAACCAGCCGGAATGAGGAAGCCCGGCACAAGTTAATATTACAACATTTGCCCCTGGTGAAGCATTTGGCCGGACGTGTAGCGGTCAAGCTCCCTGCCTTTATCCAACAGGAGGATTTAGAGAGCTATGGCGTCATTGGCTTGATGGAAGCCCTTGATAAATATGACCCGGCCATGGGCACTAGCTTTGATTCCTATGCCTACCATCGCATTCGGGGAGCCATGTTGGATGAGGTGCGTCGACAGAATTGGCTGCCCAGAACTGCTTGGCAAAAGTTCCAAACACTCAAGACAGTCAAAGAACGCTTGGAAGGGGAACTGGGCGGGACTGTTTCCGATGAAGTTCTGGCTAAGGAAATGGGTATTACACTGGATGAACTGCATCAGTTAGTGTTTAATGCCAATAAAATGTATTTTCAATCCCTGGATGAGGATGTCGTGGGTAACGACGGCAGCCAGGTCAGTAAGTGGGAAATGATTGAGGATATTAATAGCCCTGACCCCTTAAGTATTGTTGAGGAACAGGAAAATAAAAGGCTGTTGGCAGAAGCTGTGGGGTTGTTGGGAGAAAGGGATCAGCTGATTCTCTCCCTTTATTATAGCGAAGGATTAACCCTTAAAGAAATTGGTCAAGTTTTAGAGGTATCGGAATCAAGAGTTTGCCAGCTGCACAGTCAAGCAATGAAGAAACTTAGGAAGCAATTGCAAGATATGATTTATTAG
- a CDS encoding flagellar brake protein, which translates to MAEKLKIGQRLTIFPMHSEEQFISSVYDMDGKGIYVPIPYNNNHPLVLSHGEKVRIKYMGEGSVYLFVTEAIGRKAEQDKLPLYVFKHPRPEDITRIQMREFARVPVLMDIFFAPPPAKNEEPVFQKAYSVDLSGGGIKIALKEPVKTGTILLVKFDLYIRAKKRQEEFRLLAKTVRCQLADDEAKVYHASLQFLDIRPAQQDLLMAFVFERMVEIKRRQ; encoded by the coding sequence GTGGCAGAAAAGCTGAAAATTGGACAGAGATTAACTATTTTTCCTATGCATTCTGAAGAACAGTTTATAAGTTCAGTTTACGATATGGATGGCAAGGGCATCTACGTGCCTATACCCTATAACAACAATCACCCCTTGGTTTTAAGCCACGGAGAAAAGGTCCGGATAAAATATATGGGTGAGGGCAGCGTTTATCTATTTGTCACCGAGGCAATTGGCAGAAAAGCAGAGCAAGACAAACTTCCCTTGTATGTTTTTAAGCATCCACGGCCAGAGGACATTACCAGGATACAAATGCGGGAGTTTGCCCGGGTGCCGGTATTGATGGATATTTTCTTTGCCCCTCCACCGGCCAAAAACGAAGAACCGGTCTTCCAAAAGGCCTATAGCGTGGATCTGAGTGGCGGGGGAATTAAGATTGCCCTTAAAGAACCGGTTAAGACGGGGACTATATTGCTGGTAAAATTTGATCTGTATATTAGGGCCAAAAAAAGGCAAGAGGAGTTCCGCCTCTTGGCAAAGACAGTGCGTTGCCAACTGGCAGATGATGAGGCTAAAGTATATCATGCCAGCTTGCAATTTTTGGATATTCGTCCGGCTCAGCAAGATTTGCTCATGGCTTTTGTTTTTGAACGAATGGTGGAAATAAAACGGAGACAATAA